From one Lycium ferocissimum isolate CSIRO_LF1 chromosome 7, AGI_CSIRO_Lferr_CH_V1, whole genome shotgun sequence genomic stretch:
- the LOC132063170 gene encoding receptor-like protein EIX2 isoform X1, with protein MERLQVYILFLVILHSIAVEFACKAQNGASNCSANDLEALVDFKNGLNDPENRLSSWQGKDCCKWRGIGCSNTTGSVIKIDLHNPFPVSSADVTRYGFWNLSGEIRPSLVKIQSLRYLDLSLNAFGGILIPRFLGSLKNLEYLNLSKAGFFGTIPPTLGNLSHLQYLDVSSEFSALTVESFQWLTDLVSLKYLSMNQVELSMVGSNWLKMLNQLPQLTELHLSTCGLSGSISYLTPVNFTSLAVIDLSFNSFNSMFPSWLVNISTLEYIDLSNCGFRGRIPLGISEIPRLRYLNLALNNNLSANCLELFGGSWEQIEVLDLGSNKLHGKLPRSIGSMTYLTHFYLLFNKIEGEIPSTIGGLCNLISFDLSGNNLTGSLPEILEGMEKCDSKRPLPSLMNLRLSSNSLVGKIPEWLGQLKNLQQLGLASNFLEGPIPASLGKLHNLTNLGLSGNQLNGTLPESFGQLSELSVLDFSSNFLTGTLSEVHFKNLRKVKILDLSSNSFTLNVNPNWIPPFQIRNLDMGSCHLGPSFPTWLKSQKELRFLDISNASISDSIPGWFWEISSNLSLLNCSFNQLNGNLPNPLSVFPFADVDLSSNLFKGTVPLPSVPVELLDLSNNKFQGLIPQNISEVMPDLIFLSLSGNEILGEIPATIGKMTLLQVIDLSNNKLTGSIPSSIGECSYLKALDLGSNNLSGSVPSSLGQLSQLQSFHLNDNKFSGGIPFSWKNLSSLETLDLGNNKLSGKFPSWISDGFPNLRIFRLRSNSFSGELPLEISNLSSLQVLDLAENNLTGTVPTSLGDLKAMVQEQKVNEYLLYGKYRGIYYEESLGVNLKNQFQKYTKTLSLLTSIDLSRNNFNGAFPVELTKLHGLIVLNLSGNQISGQIPENISSLHQLASLDLSSNMLSGVIPSNMESMSFLSYLNFSSNNLSGMVPYKGQMTTFTESAFEGNPHLCGAPLLVLCKNGNSDNRTVLENDSSGEFHDRWFYVSVGLGFITGILVPYSILLVRKTWRRAYFNFLDRLIDRIFLV; from the coding sequence ATGGAGAGGCTTCAAGTGtatattctttttcttgtcaTTTTACATTCAATAGCAGTAGAATTTGCTTGTAAGGCCCAAAACGGTGCTAGCAATTGTTCAGCTAATGATCTTGAGGCACTTGTTGATTTCAAGAATGGCCTGAATGATCCTGAGAACCGGCTTTCGTCATGGCAAGGAAAAGACTGTTGTAAGTGGAGAGGAATAGGGTGCAGTAACACTACTGGTTCTGTTATCAAAATAGACCTTCACAATCCATTTCCAGTCAGTTCTGCTGATGTTACCAGGTATGGTTTTTGGAACTTGAGTGGGGAGATTAGGCCCTCTTTGgtaaaaattcaatctttaagATACTTGGATTTGAGTCTAAACGCATTTGGTGGAATCCTAATTCCAAGATTTCTTGGTTCTTTGAAGAACTTGGAATATCTAAATCTATCAAAAGCTGGTTTCTTTGGCACAATACCTCCAACTTTGGGAAATCTTTCTCACTTGCAGTATCTTGATGTTTCTTCAGAATTCTCAGCTTTGACTGTTGAAAGTTTTCAGTGGTTAACTGATCTTGTTTCTTTAAAGTATCTCAGTATGAACCAAGTAGAGCTCTCTATGGTAGGATCAAATTGGTTGAAAATGCTAAACCAGCTTCCACAGTTAACAGAGTTGCATCTTTCAACTTGTGGCTTGTCTGGCTCCATTTCATATCTTACTCCTGTCAACTTCACTTCATTAGCTGTTATTGATCTTAGTTTCAATAGTTTCAACTCAATGTTCCCGAGTTGGCTTGTAAATATCAGCACTCTTGAATATATAGACTTAAGCAACTGTGGTTTTAGAGGCAGAATTCCACTTGGCATCAGTGAGATTCCAAGGTTAAGATACTTGAACCTTGCACTAAACAACAACCTTAGCGCCAATTGCCTTGAATTATTTGGCGGAAGCTGGGAACAGATAGAAGTTCTCGATTTAGGTTCGAACAAACTACATGGAAAATTGCCTAGATCCATCGGGAGTATGACTTATCTGACTCACTTCTAtcttctttttaataaaattgaAGGTGAAATACCAAGTACTATTGGAGGACTATGCAATTTAATCAGCTTCGATTTATCAGGAAACAACTTGACAGGAAGTCTACCTGAGATACTCGAAGGAATGGAGAAATGTGATTCCAAGAGGCCTTTGCCTAGTTTGATGAACTTGAGGCTGAGCAGCAACAGTCTTGTTGGTAAAATACCAGAATGGTTGGGTCAGttgaaaaaccttcaacaactTGGATTAGCTTCCAACTTTTTGGAAGGCCCTATACCAGCTTCTTTAGGAAAGCTTCATAATTTGACCAACTTGGGACTTTCAGGAAACCAGCTAAATGGTACTCTACCGGAGAGTTTTGGCCAGCTTTCTGAATTGTCTGtacttgatttttcttctaatttcctCACTGGTACTCTATCAGAAGTTCATTTTAAGAACCTGCGCAAAGTGAAGATTCTTGACCTTTCATCCAACTCCTTCACCTTGAATGTTAACCCCAACTGGATTCCTCCATTTCAGATTCGAAATCTTGACATGGGTTCTTGCCATTTAGGTCCTTCTTTTCCTACTTGGCTCAAGTCTCAAAAGGAGCTCAGGTTCCTAGACATTTCAAATGCAAGTATTTCAGATTCCATTCCAGGCTGGTTTTGGGAAATTTCGTCTAATTTATCCCTGCTGAATTGTTCTTTTAATCAGTTAAACGGTAATCTACCAAATCCATTATCAGTGTTCCCCTTTGCAGATGTTGATCTGAGTTCTAACCTATTTAAGGGAACCGTTCCTTTACCTAGTGTCCCAGTTGAGTTGCTTGATCTTTCAAACAATAAGTTTCAAGGTTTAATCCCTCAGAATATTTCTGAAGTCATGCCAGACTTGATATTTTTGTCTCTCTCGGGTAATGAAATTTTGGGTGAAATACCAGCTACTATAGGAAAGATGACCCTTCTTCAAGTCATTGATTTATCAAACAATAAGCTAACAGGAAGCATCCCTTCAAGCATCGGGGAGTGTTCTTACTTGAAAGCTTTAGACCTTGGGAGCAATAATTTATCTGGCTCAGTTCCAAGTTCTTTGGGCCAATTGAGCCAGCTTCAGTCATTTCACTTAAATGACAATAAATTCTCAGGAGGGATCCCCTTTTCTTGGAAAAATTTATCTAGTTTGGAGACACTTGATCTAGGTAACAATAAACTATCCGGAAAGTTTCCCTCTTGGATCTCTGATGGTTTTCCAAATCTTAGAATCTTCAGATTAAGGTCAAACTCATTTTCTGGAGAACTTCCTTTAGAAATATCAAATCTGAGTTCATTGCAGGTCCTTGATCTTGCAGAAAACAACTTGACTGGCACCGTTCCAACAAGCTTAGGAGACCTGAAGGCCATGGTACAGGAGCAAAAGGTGAATGAATATCTGTTGTACGGGAAGTATAGAGGGATTTACTATGAAGAAAGCTTGGGAGTGAATTTGAAAAACCAGTTTCAAAAGTACACTAAGACTCTATCACTTCTGACCTCAATAGACTTGTCTAGGAACAACTTCAATGGAGCATTTCCTGTGGAATTGACAAAGTTGCATGGCCTCATAGTTTTGAACTTGTCTGGAAACCAAATCAGTGGACAAATCCCAGAAAACATTTCAAGCTTACATCAGTTGGCATCGCTTGATCTCTCGAGTAATATGCTTTCTGGAGTCATCCCATCAAACATGGAATCAATGTCATTCTTGAGCTATCTCAACTTCTCAAGCAACAATTTATCTGGTATGGTTCCTTATAAGGGTCAGATGACAACTTTTACAGAGTCTGCATTTGAGGGGAATCCCCATCTTTGTGGAGCTCCGCTTCTAGTACTATGCAAAAATGGAAACTCAGACAATAGAACAGTACTAGAGAATGACAGCAGTGGCGAATTTCATGATAGATGGTTTTACGTGAGTGTTGGATTGGGATTTATTACAGGTATTCTTGTTCCTTACAGTATCTTACTCGTTCGAAAGACATGGAGACGAGCATATTTCAATTTCTTGGACAGACTCATCGACAGAATTTTCCTAGTCTGA
- the LOC132063170 gene encoding receptor-like protein EIX1 isoform X2, which yields MERLQVYILFLVILHSIAVEFACKAQNGASNCSANDLEALVDFKNGLNDPENRLSSWQGKDCCKWRGIGCSNTTGSVIKIDLHNPFPVSSADVTRYGFWNLSGEIRPSLVKIQSLRYLDLSLNAFGGILIPRFLGSLKNLEYLNLSKAGFFGTIPPTLGNLSHLQYLDVSSEFSALTVESFQWLTDLVSLKYLSMNQVELSMVGSNWLKMLNQLPQLTELHLSTCGLSGSISYLTPVNFTSLAVIDLSFNSFNSMFPSWLVNISTLEYIDLSNCGFRGRIPLGISEIPRLRYLNLALNNNLSANCLELFGGSWEQIEVLDLGEIPSTIGGLCNLISFDLSGNNLTGSLPEILEGMEKCDSKRPLPSLMNLRLSSNSLVGKIPEWLGQLKNLQQLGLASNFLEGPIPASLGKLHNLTNLGLSGNQLNGTLPESFGQLSELSVLDFSSNFLTGTLSEVHFKNLRKVKILDLSSNSFTLNVNPNWIPPFQIRNLDMGSCHLGPSFPTWLKSQKELRFLDISNASISDSIPGWFWEISSNLSLLNCSFNQLNGNLPNPLSVFPFADVDLSSNLFKGTVPLPSVPVELLDLSNNKFQGLIPQNISEVMPDLIFLSLSGNEILGEIPATIGKMTLLQVIDLSNNKLTGSIPSSIGECSYLKALDLGSNNLSGSVPSSLGQLSQLQSFHLNDNKFSGGIPFSWKNLSSLETLDLGNNKLSGKFPSWISDGFPNLRIFRLRSNSFSGELPLEISNLSSLQVLDLAENNLTGTVPTSLGDLKAMVQEQKVNEYLLYGKYRGIYYEESLGVNLKNQFQKYTKTLSLLTSIDLSRNNFNGAFPVELTKLHGLIVLNLSGNQISGQIPENISSLHQLASLDLSSNMLSGVIPSNMESMSFLSYLNFSSNNLSGMVPYKGQMTTFTESAFEGNPHLCGAPLLVLCKNGNSDNRTVLENDSSGEFHDRWFYVSVGLGFITGILVPYSILLVRKTWRRAYFNFLDRLIDRIFLV from the exons ATGGAGAGGCTTCAAGTGtatattctttttcttgtcaTTTTACATTCAATAGCAGTAGAATTTGCTTGTAAGGCCCAAAACGGTGCTAGCAATTGTTCAGCTAATGATCTTGAGGCACTTGTTGATTTCAAGAATGGCCTGAATGATCCTGAGAACCGGCTTTCGTCATGGCAAGGAAAAGACTGTTGTAAGTGGAGAGGAATAGGGTGCAGTAACACTACTGGTTCTGTTATCAAAATAGACCTTCACAATCCATTTCCAGTCAGTTCTGCTGATGTTACCAGGTATGGTTTTTGGAACTTGAGTGGGGAGATTAGGCCCTCTTTGgtaaaaattcaatctttaagATACTTGGATTTGAGTCTAAACGCATTTGGTGGAATCCTAATTCCAAGATTTCTTGGTTCTTTGAAGAACTTGGAATATCTAAATCTATCAAAAGCTGGTTTCTTTGGCACAATACCTCCAACTTTGGGAAATCTTTCTCACTTGCAGTATCTTGATGTTTCTTCAGAATTCTCAGCTTTGACTGTTGAAAGTTTTCAGTGGTTAACTGATCTTGTTTCTTTAAAGTATCTCAGTATGAACCAAGTAGAGCTCTCTATGGTAGGATCAAATTGGTTGAAAATGCTAAACCAGCTTCCACAGTTAACAGAGTTGCATCTTTCAACTTGTGGCTTGTCTGGCTCCATTTCATATCTTACTCCTGTCAACTTCACTTCATTAGCTGTTATTGATCTTAGTTTCAATAGTTTCAACTCAATGTTCCCGAGTTGGCTTGTAAATATCAGCACTCTTGAATATATAGACTTAAGCAACTGTGGTTTTAGAGGCAGAATTCCACTTGGCATCAGTGAGATTCCAAGGTTAAGATACTTGAACCTTGCACTAAACAACAACCTTAGCGCCAATTGCCTTGAATTATTTGGCGGAAGCTGGGAACAGATAGAAGTTCTCGATTTAG GTGAAATACCAAGTACTATTGGAGGACTATGCAATTTAATCAGCTTCGATTTATCAGGAAACAACTTGACAGGAAGTCTACCTGAGATACTCGAAGGAATGGAGAAATGTGATTCCAAGAGGCCTTTGCCTAGTTTGATGAACTTGAGGCTGAGCAGCAACAGTCTTGTTGGTAAAATACCAGAATGGTTGGGTCAGttgaaaaaccttcaacaactTGGATTAGCTTCCAACTTTTTGGAAGGCCCTATACCAGCTTCTTTAGGAAAGCTTCATAATTTGACCAACTTGGGACTTTCAGGAAACCAGCTAAATGGTACTCTACCGGAGAGTTTTGGCCAGCTTTCTGAATTGTCTGtacttgatttttcttctaatttcctCACTGGTACTCTATCAGAAGTTCATTTTAAGAACCTGCGCAAAGTGAAGATTCTTGACCTTTCATCCAACTCCTTCACCTTGAATGTTAACCCCAACTGGATTCCTCCATTTCAGATTCGAAATCTTGACATGGGTTCTTGCCATTTAGGTCCTTCTTTTCCTACTTGGCTCAAGTCTCAAAAGGAGCTCAGGTTCCTAGACATTTCAAATGCAAGTATTTCAGATTCCATTCCAGGCTGGTTTTGGGAAATTTCGTCTAATTTATCCCTGCTGAATTGTTCTTTTAATCAGTTAAACGGTAATCTACCAAATCCATTATCAGTGTTCCCCTTTGCAGATGTTGATCTGAGTTCTAACCTATTTAAGGGAACCGTTCCTTTACCTAGTGTCCCAGTTGAGTTGCTTGATCTTTCAAACAATAAGTTTCAAGGTTTAATCCCTCAGAATATTTCTGAAGTCATGCCAGACTTGATATTTTTGTCTCTCTCGGGTAATGAAATTTTGGGTGAAATACCAGCTACTATAGGAAAGATGACCCTTCTTCAAGTCATTGATTTATCAAACAATAAGCTAACAGGAAGCATCCCTTCAAGCATCGGGGAGTGTTCTTACTTGAAAGCTTTAGACCTTGGGAGCAATAATTTATCTGGCTCAGTTCCAAGTTCTTTGGGCCAATTGAGCCAGCTTCAGTCATTTCACTTAAATGACAATAAATTCTCAGGAGGGATCCCCTTTTCTTGGAAAAATTTATCTAGTTTGGAGACACTTGATCTAGGTAACAATAAACTATCCGGAAAGTTTCCCTCTTGGATCTCTGATGGTTTTCCAAATCTTAGAATCTTCAGATTAAGGTCAAACTCATTTTCTGGAGAACTTCCTTTAGAAATATCAAATCTGAGTTCATTGCAGGTCCTTGATCTTGCAGAAAACAACTTGACTGGCACCGTTCCAACAAGCTTAGGAGACCTGAAGGCCATGGTACAGGAGCAAAAGGTGAATGAATATCTGTTGTACGGGAAGTATAGAGGGATTTACTATGAAGAAAGCTTGGGAGTGAATTTGAAAAACCAGTTTCAAAAGTACACTAAGACTCTATCACTTCTGACCTCAATAGACTTGTCTAGGAACAACTTCAATGGAGCATTTCCTGTGGAATTGACAAAGTTGCATGGCCTCATAGTTTTGAACTTGTCTGGAAACCAAATCAGTGGACAAATCCCAGAAAACATTTCAAGCTTACATCAGTTGGCATCGCTTGATCTCTCGAGTAATATGCTTTCTGGAGTCATCCCATCAAACATGGAATCAATGTCATTCTTGAGCTATCTCAACTTCTCAAGCAACAATTTATCTGGTATGGTTCCTTATAAGGGTCAGATGACAACTTTTACAGAGTCTGCATTTGAGGGGAATCCCCATCTTTGTGGAGCTCCGCTTCTAGTACTATGCAAAAATGGAAACTCAGACAATAGAACAGTACTAGAGAATGACAGCAGTGGCGAATTTCATGATAGATGGTTTTACGTGAGTGTTGGATTGGGATTTATTACAGGTATTCTTGTTCCTTACAGTATCTTACTCGTTCGAAAGACATGGAGACGAGCATATTTCAATTTCTTGGACAGACTCATCGACAGAATTTTCCTAGTCTGA
- the LOC132063169 gene encoding conserved oligomeric Golgi complex subunit 8, with translation MDSEDPMEEASSSPVTGLLPLASASQQPYVSELLSFTLDRLHKEPELLRVDAERIRRQMQEVAVGNYRAFISAADALHAIREQVSSVDKHLDSLINEIPKLTSGCSEFSTSAEHILEKRKMNQTLLANHSTLLDLLEIPQLMDTCVRNGNYDEALDLEAFVSKLSAMHPKLPVIQALAAEVRQTTQSLLSQLLQRLRSNIQLPECLRIIGYLRRIGVFNEYEMRLQFLRCRQAWLSGILDDLDQRNAYEYLKGMIQCHRMHLFDVVNQYRAIFADDTSGREENYDGGLLFSWAMHQISSHLRTLKLMLPKITEGGSLSNILDQCMYCAMGLGWVGLDFRGLLPPLFEEAVLNLFSKNMNAAVENFQLVLDSHRWVPLPAVGFPASSLSEESHEDVTPPSSLMEHPPLAVFVNGVSAAMNELRPCAPLSLKHVLGQELVKGLQAVSDALLRYNTTRMLRENESLLFLSLCRAFIEVAFPHSVTCFGRCYPGGAALIADAKTLFDGISRLLATREPPKPVRNSEAKSISENGDVPNKENGEIPSTEPTESTNTEEEPNNVLSENEEKPGNVSS, from the exons ATGGATTCGGAAGATCCGATGGAGGAAGCTTCATCATCACCGGTGACCGGACTTCTTCCACTAGCATCGGCTTCACAACAGCCTTACGTCTCCGAACTCCTCTCTTTCACTCTCGATCGCCTTCACAAA GAACCGGAACTGCTGAGAGTAGATGCCGAGAGAATTCGAAGGCAGATGCAAGAGGTTGCCGTTGGTAATTATCGCGCTTTTATATCTGCTGCTGATGCGTTACATGCCATTCGCGAACAAGTTTCTTCTGTTGATAAGCATCTGGACTCCTTG ATCAATGAGATACCTAAGCTAACTTCTGGTTGCAGCGAGTTCAGCACCTCTGCAGAACATATCCTGGAGAAGAGAAAGATGAACCAAACGTTGCTTGCAAATCATAGTACTCTGCTTGACTTGCTTGAAATTCCTCAGCTAATGGACAC ATGTGTGAGGAATGGAAACTATGACGAAGCCCTTGATTTAGAAGCATTTGTTTCCAAGCTATCAGCAATGCACCCCAA GTTACCTGTCATTCAAGCACTTGCTGCAGAAGTTCGGCAAACTACCCAATCTCTTCTTTCTCAGCTTCTCCAAAGACTTAGGTCAAACATTCAG TTGCCAGAATGCCTGCGTATCATTGGATACTTGCGTCGAATAGGAGTATTCAATGAGTATGAGATGCGTTTACAG TTTCTAAGGTGCCGTCAGGCATGGCTTTCTGGGATCCTTGATGACTTGGATCAGAGAAATGCTTATGAATACCTTAAAGGGATGATACAATGTCATCGGATGCATCTCTTTGATGTTGTTAATCAGTACCGTGCAATATTTGCTGATGATACTTCAGGGAGGGAAGAAAACTATGATGGTGGACTTCTCTTCAGTTGGGCCATGCATCAAATTTCTTCTCACCTTAGAACTCTAAAATTGATGCTACCGAAGATCACTGAAGGAGGTTCTTTATCAAACATTCTTGATCAGTGCATG TATTGTGCTATGGGGCTTGGTTGGGTTGGATTGGACTTCCGTGGCTTGCTTCCCCCTCTTTTTGAAGA GGCGGTCCTAAATCTGTTTTCGAAGAACATGAACGCCGCTGTTGAGAATTTCCAG TTGGTCCTCGATTCTCATCGCTGGGTTCCATTACCAGCAGTCGGCTTTCCTGCCAGCAGTTTGAGTGAAGAAAGTCATGAAGATGTTACTCCTCCCTCAAGTCTAATGGAGCACCCACCTCTGGCTGTATTTGTCAATG GTGTCTCTGCGGCAATGAATGAATTAAGGCCTTGTGCTCCCTTAAGTTTAAAACACGTGCTTGGTCAAGAACTGGTGAAAGGATTGCAGGCTGTTTCTGATGCTTTACTGAGATATAACACTACTCGCATGCTTCGAGAGAACGAGTCTCTGCTTTTCCTATCACTATGTCGAGCATTTATTGAG GTAGCTTTCCCACACAGTGTTACTTGCTTTGGCCGTTGTTATCCTGGTGGAGCTGCTCTTATAGCCGATGCAAAAACTCTTTTTGATGGAATTAGCCGATTATTGGCAACTAGAGAACCTCCAAAACCAGTTCGTAATTCTGAGGCCAAGAGTATATCAGAAAATGGTGACGTGCCTAATAAGGAAAATGGGGAGATTCCTAGTACTGAACCTACTGAGAGTACCAACACAGAAGAGGAACCCAACAATGTCCTTTCAGAAAATGAGGAGAAGCCTGGTAATGTATCATCATGA